In Candidatus Delongbacteria bacterium, a single genomic region encodes these proteins:
- a CDS encoding ABC transporter ATP-binding protein gives MNKIIEIKNISKSFGSNRILENVSLDIFSGEVICIIGRSGIGKSVLVKHINRLIEPDNGIILFHGKEINKLNKKELYSIRKKIGFLFQSGALFDSMNVFENLALPLIKHTNFDNVKISKLVSEKLEMVGMPGVEKLMPSELSGGMRKRVGLARTIILEPEVIIYDEPTTGLDPVMSDTINQLINSLNNRLKVTSIVITHDMKTVETVADSVAMIHDRQIIFYGSKEQFFRNDNENVKNFIRGISS, from the coding sequence TCCTTCGGTTCTAATAGAATATTGGAAAATGTAAGTCTCGATATTTTTTCTGGAGAAGTAATATGCATAATTGGCAGATCTGGTATAGGAAAGTCAGTTCTAGTCAAACATATTAATCGATTAATAGAACCAGACAATGGTATTATTCTATTCCATGGAAAAGAAATTAACAAATTGAATAAAAAAGAACTCTATTCCATACGAAAGAAAATCGGATTTTTGTTTCAGTCTGGAGCTTTGTTTGATTCTATGAATGTTTTCGAGAATTTGGCTTTACCGTTGATAAAACACACAAATTTTGATAATGTAAAAATTAGTAAGCTTGTTTCTGAAAAACTGGAGATGGTTGGGATGCCTGGAGTAGAAAAATTGATGCCTTCTGAACTTTCAGGAGGAATGAGAAAAAGAGTTGGTTTAGCTAGGACAATAATTTTAGAACCTGAAGTAATTATATACGATGAACCAACTACTGGACTTGATCCCGTAATGTCTGACACTATAAATCAATTGATAAACAGTCTTAACAATAGATTGAAAGTTACTTCTATTGTCATAACTCATGATATGAAAACTGTCGAAACTGTGGCTGATTCTGTTGCAATGATTCATGACAGACAAATTATTTTCTATGGATCTAAGGAACAATTCTTCAGAAATGATAATGAAAACGTAAAGAATTTCATTAGAGGGATTAGCTCATGA